A single region of the Theileria annulata chromosome 4, complete sequence, *** SEQUENCING IN PROGRESS *** genome encodes:
- a CDS encoding uncharacterized protein (Tap349h10.p1c.cand.110 - score = 17.61) — MIKCILLYLICNITVKCIILNGNIPSWRLFGKNCTVDSLAQELYRYNLNKSDQHTSIKPEVVDSTREDKNVIKNFCINQQNLILKQLLLPSLKNYKTSTNTSNNSTNSQNTPKAEDKWEFKVNDDSNRIRCSVLSDVPSGTVMVRPLNSKAEFTSLPVLNTLFRTRTNIIKLMYPKYNIKNLDQLYHYASLQTMLIREMCANDRLRRLFVGSTLLYGIKMSQEIILDLFFYMIRSKIFWNRTVYSYWSQSLSVPIPLLILTVNNVINMFLNTVGFVDSKLKDHLVTLEGLMLNRDLRKRFENVYIKDNSGLIKLHQNHLDS; from the exons ATgattaaatgtattttattgtatttaataTGTAACATAACTGTgaaatgtattatattaaatggaAATATACCAAGTTGGAGATTATTTGGCAAAAATTGCACAGTTGACTCCTTGGCTCAGGAACTGTACAGATATAACCTTAACAAATCTGACCAACACACTAGTATTAAACCTGAAGTTGTAGATTCTACTCGTGaagataaaaatgtaattaaaaatttttgtataaatcagcaaaatttaattttaaaacaattacTATTACCTTCtcttaaaaattataaaacttCAACCAACACATCTAATAATTCTACAAATTCTCAAAACACACCTAAA GCTGAGGATAAATGGGAGTTTAAAGTTAATGATGATAGTAATAGGATAAGGTGTTCTGTTTTATCTGATGTGCCATCTGGCACTGTGATGGTTCGGCCTCTTAACAGTAAGGCTGAATTCACTTCACTTCCTGTTTTAAACACTCTTTTTCGCACCAGAACAAACATCATAAAGCTTATGTACCCAAAATATAACATAAAGAACCTTGATCAATTGTACCATTATGCCTCATTACAA acAATGTTGATACGAGAAATGTGTGCGAATGACCGTTTACGTCGTTTATTTGTTGGATCAACTCTTTTATACGGGATAAAGATGAGTCAGGAGATAATATTAGACCTGTTTTTTTATATGATTAGgtctaaaatattttggAATCGCACTGTTTACTCCTACTGGTCCCAGTCTCTATCTGTACCTATACCTCTCCTAATCTTAACTGTTAACAATGTTATTAATATGTTTCTAAACACTGTTGGTTTTGTGGATTCCAAATTGAAGGATCACCTTGTTACTCTTGAGGGCTTAATGCTCAACAGGGATTTAAGGAAACGTTTCGAAAATGTTTATATCAAAGACAATAGTGGgttaattaaattacatCAAAATCATCTTGAttcttaa
- a CDS encoding thrombospondin-related protein, putative gives MTFFNLSLNTVKKLRCNTAGRLCRGLVTKSEATCTRKVYGENDKVTLGPPTYTIFSPEVCLTLKLKRDELTGDNGLLLTGMTRLKDGSNSFNKNSRISSVLPMETLDRLSEAITKNSEHPVTFEGLDGGSVVVTNNSDTFSIKLYPSLPGLNLTPGMLPTTKPNSHINFTGNHNEHALVKHALHDLSSSNYDKGLYPDGIKKPSSYCHRELDLTILVDESSSIYIEEWNKLIPFLKSLVRSINISPNYVHLSMVTFSTSIRWLISFLDPASKDEQLALAVLDKLKNSKPVFGYTFTGQALNFISEAVYMFGARRNSPKGIIIITDGSSTQTNVTSQASALLRDAGVTILVVGVGKAKESECRGIVGCSTKGECPLFFMTNWDEIIRKVGELMAEVCETIPKDAVCKPIWSDWSKCDAKCGIGTRYQKLMGVTTISEPTVGTNGKSGRTCEMIYENVEVPKEECSVECDEQGETEGSLDEKEEELERMRRELEEYKEMEGNERMMEEEMERHQKDHDEYEEESSSSNEEYSRGGAKIAGGVALALLMLAGGGGYTYYKKYGLSRVSETTNLDEDFADSSGNRGVRESVGEAYTVTDLDDGLWSQSNQ, from the exons ATgacattttttaatttgtcCCTTAACACTGTAAAAAAGCTAAGATGTAATACAGCTGGTAGATTGTGTAGAGGACTGGTAACAAAGAGTGAAGCGACCTGCACCCGGAAGGTGTATGGCGAGAATGACAAGGTAACCTTGGGCCCACCCACCTATACCATTTTTTCACCCGAGGTGTGTCTTACGCTAAAGCTAAAGCGTGACGAATTGACTGGCGATAACGGCCTTTTGCTGACTGGAATGACCCGTTTGAAAGACGGCTCTAACTCGTTCAACAAAAACTCGAGAATATCATCAGTTCTCCCTATGGAGACACTGGATCGCCTGAGCGAAGCTATAACAAAAAACTCAGAACACCCAGTCACCTTTGAAGGACTAGACGGTGGCTCAGTAGTTGTAACTAACAACAGTGATACCTTTTCGATAAAGTTATACCCAAGTCTCCCTGGGCTTAATTTAACGCCTGGAATGCTTCCAACAACTAAACCAAACTCGcacattaattttacaggGAACCATAATGAACATGCTTTAGTAAAGCATGCTCTACACGACCTCTCCTCTTCAAATT ATGATAAGGGGCTATATCCTGACGGTATAAAGAAACCGAGCTCCTACTGCCACAGGGAATTGGACTTAACAATATTAGTCGATGAATCCTCGAGTATCTATATTGAAGAGTGGAACAAACTCATTCCATTTCTTAAATCACTGGTGAgatcaataaatataagTCCAAATTATGTGCACTTGTCAATGGTCACCTTTTCCACTTCAATTCGGTGGTTAATATCATTTCTCGACCCAGCCTCTAAGGATGAGCAATTGGCCCTTGCTGTTCTGGACAAGCTGAAGAACAGTAAGCCTGTGTTTGGGTACACATTCACTGGACAGGCACTTAACTTTATTTCTGAGGCTGTTTATATGTTTGGTGCTAGGCGTAACTCTCCAAAGGGCATCATTATCATCACCGACGGATCCTCTACTCAGACAAACGTTACTTCTCAGGCGTCGGCTCTACTAAGGGATGCTGGTGTAACAATTCTAGTTGTTGGAGTTGGGAAGGCTAAAGAAAGCGAGTGTAGAGGTATAGTTGGTTGTTCTACCAAAGGAGAGTGCCCCCTTTTCTTTATGACCAACTGGGATGAAATTATCAGGAAGGTTGGGGAGTTGATGGCTGAGGTTTGTGAGACCATTCCTAAGGACGCCGTATGTAAGCCGATCTGGTCTGATTGGTCTAAGTGTGACGCCAAGTGCGGCATTGGGACGAGGTACCAAAAGTTGATGGGAGTTACTACAATTTCTGAGCCAACTGTCGGAACGAACGGCAAGTCCGGGAGGACATGTGAGATGATTTATGAGAACGTCGAGGTTCCAAAGGAGGAGTGCTCCGTTGAGTGTGATGAGCAGGGTGAAACGGAAGGAAGTCTTGACGAAAAAGAAGAAGAGTTGGAGCGGATGCGAAGGGAACTAGAGGAATACAAGGAAATGGAAGGTAATGAAAGAATGATGGAAGAGGAGATGGAGAGACACCAAAAAGATCACGATGAATATGAAGAAGAAAGTAGCAGTAGCAATG AGGAATACAGCAGAGGAGGAGCTAAGATTGCTGGAGGAGTGGCTCTAGCACTGTTAATGCTTGCAGGCGGAGGTGGTTACACATACTACAAAAAGTACGGTTTATCTA GAGTGAGTGAAACTACGAATTTGGATGAGGATTTTGCAGATTCTAGTGGGAACCGTGGTGTAAGGGAGAGTGTGGGTGAAGCTTACACAGTAACTGATTTAGATGATGGACTCTGGAGCCAATCCaatcaataa
- a CDS encoding cell surface/extracellular protein, putative (1 probable transmembrane helix predicted for TA07750 by TMHMM2.0 at aa 838-860) translates to MNVLKFSISYLIILIQFSYNNVICNPAFDESDVQHSPKSVFSPKVTKSLKERLNHYGSLAPSPSYKPNATDTDTEKLSKEEVTQREEEDTKVKEQGNNHNEENPNVEENLVTEHHQEDLGGQKLNEAENTVSELNEDLGGENPNLEETLVTEHRHVYLGGERPNQPDPADIANVPYDTSSTDLPSHKEEEPQVHEEEIKEVKVDNLEETLTPQEHPSPTEPKTNPKPKDKQYSFTDIDGSMFSNLEELKKCTETPHDFVVMLDESDSISNYNWKRYVKQFTTLIATAISQLNQDNTLSVLHYSDVPTLAINTQKIDPNSFKTTEDKIKQIFERRRSYGNNYTGKALEYVRKELFHLPEIAEGSSSDSPDTSNKVVILVTDGAAKDIEKAYYESLTLRYNRVELFVFGVGFVQEEECRKLVGCPSEGLCYNFFYASWNSVAQHLQELVDSMCRDLGRNATCKELWSEFSECSRPCGGGTKKATLLRYTTLTEATAGSDGKKGLSCDEQYKYMSEKVVRCNEHPCPPDQTTLFGDLINPKNGLSADTDMLTEVKRHLRDDNTVDTHMRTKNLGDTVHRRHHSHTYSSRRVPERRERKPDPVGTKILNDLLDDKKEPETLPFQLLGENEHHVQVERILDQSEVDTPVRKHTQTSPVRHPTYQTTPPPSPPTHSDSDSSTDSDSVSTTDSDSSSGPSLESVPSSFNHHETPTKVDREVQTRNLVDQGIQTDPEKVDSTSQTESNKQDGNSQTDRHTSQELATLTYDKLKQLVHGEHGANTKREATEQNSNVLEDAVREGVNKVDQHLKETMQQLQGGRWKSFVLKFKQKFKQLLENENFKKLSAVLIVIILSAISISFFSYLFLREREPVRRLFDPNDQEFMNAGDGDDVEPSENYQVSNMEDGIWA, encoded by the exons atgaatgttttaaaattttcaatcTCGTATTTAATCATTCTGATCCAATTTTCGTACAACAATG TGATATGTAATCCTGCATTTGATGAATCTGACGTTCAGCATTCACCTAAATCAGTATTTTCACCTAAAGTTACCAAAAGCCTCAAGGAGCGTCTAAACCACTACGGTTCATTAGCTCCTTCGCCTTCTTACAAACCCAATGCCACCGATACGGATACAGAAAAGCTGTCTAAAGAAGAAGTAACCCAACGTGAGGAAGAAGACACTAAAGTCAAAGAACAAGGTAATAACCATAATGAAGAGAATCCTAATGTAGAGGAGAATCTAGTAACAGAACATCATCAAGAAGATCTTGGTGGACAAAAACTTAATGAAGCGGAGAATACAGTAAGCGAACTTAACGAAGACCTCGGTGGAGAAAATCCCAATTTAGAGGAGACTCTAGTAACAGAACATCGACACGTATATCTTGGTGGAGAAAGACCTAATCAGCCAGATCCCGCTGATATTGCAAATGTACCATATGATACATCAAGCACTGATTTACCAAGTCATAAGGAAGAGGAACCTCAAGTACATGAGGAAGAAATTAAAGAGGTTAAAGTAGATAATTTGGAAGAGACTCTAACTCCTCAGGAACATCCATCACCTACTGAACCAAAAACTAATCCAAAACCGAAGGATAAACAGTACAGTTTTACAGATATCGATGGTTCTATGTTTAGCAACCTTGAGGAGTTGAAAAAGTGCACTGAAACCCCTCACGACTTTGTAGTAATGCTCGATGAATCAGACAGTATATCTAATTATAACTGGAAGAGATATGTCAAGCAGTTTACCACCCTAATTGCGACCGCAATTTCACAACTTAATCAAGATAATACCCTGTCAGTATTACATTACTCCGATGTTCCTACCTTGGCAATAAACACCCAGAAAATCGATCCAAATTCTTTCAAAACAACAGAAGATAAGATCAAACAAATATTCGAAAGGAGACGCTCATACGGAAATAATTACACAGGAAAAGCGCTAGAATATGTTAGAAAAGAACTATTCCACCTTCCTGAAATCGCAGAGGGAAGTTCTTCTGATTCTCCAGATACCAGTAACAAAGTGGTTATATTAGTGACTGACGGAGCTGCAAAAGACATTGAGAAGGCCTATTACGAGTCTCTTACTCTGAGGTATAACAGAGTTGAACTTTTTGTGTTCGGTGTAGGATTTGTACAAGAAGAAGAATGCAGAAAGCTGGTTGGTTGTCCAAGCGAAGGGCTCTGTTACAACTTCTTCTATGCCTCATGGAACTCTGTGGCACAACATCTGCAAGAGTTGGTCGACTCTATGTGCAGAGATTTGGGTCGAAACGCCACCTGCAAGGAATTATGGTCAGAATTTAGTGAATGTTCCCGCCCTTGCGGTGGTGGTACCAAAAAGGCAACTTTGCTTAGGTATACAACCTTAACGGAGGCTACTGCTGGTTCAGATGGTAAAAAGGGTCTTAGCTGTGATGaacaatataaatatatgtcTGAAAAGGTTGTGCGATGTAATGAGCACCCCTGTCCTCCTGACCAGACCACACTTTTCGGAGATTTAATCAATCCTAAGAACGGTTTGTCCGCTGACACTGACATGTTAACGGAGGTGAAAAGGCATTTGAGAGATGATAATACCGTCGATACACATATGAGGACTAAGAATCTTGGAGATACGGTTCATCGCAGACATCATTCTCACACTTACTCGAGTAGAAGGGTACCTGAGAGGAGGGAGCGTAAACCCGATCCTGTTGgtactaaaattttaaatgacTTATTGGATGACAAGAAAGAACCCGAAACTTTACCATTCCAGTTACTTGGTGAAAATGAACACCATGTACAAGTTGAACGTATATTGGATCAAAGTGAAGTGGATACTCCAGTACGTAAGCACACTCAAACTTCTCCCGTCAGACATCCAACTTATCAAACTACACCTCCACCAAGTCCTCCCACACATTCGGATTCAGATTCTTCCACTGATTCTGATTCAGTTTCTACAACGGATTCAGATTCAAGCTCAGGTCCTTCGTTAGAATCAGTTCCATCAAGTTTCAATCACCATGAAACACCAACTAAAGTTGATAGAGAAGTCCAAACAAGAAATTTAGTGGATCAGGGTATTCAAACTGATCCTGAAAAGGTTGACAGCACCTCACAAACGGAGAGTAATAAGCAAGATGGGAATTCACAGACCGATCGCCATACCAGCCAGGAATTGGCCACACTAACATACGATAAATTAAAGCAGCTTGTCCATGGTGAACATGGCGCTAATACTAAACGTGAAGCAACTGAACAAAATAGTAATGTACTAGAGGATGCTGTTAGGGAAGGCGTGAATAAAGTTGACCAACATCTTAAAGAAACCATGCAACAGTTACAAG GGGGAAGATGGAAATCGTTTGTACTAAAATTTAAGcaaaaatttaaacagTTACTCGAGAAtgaaaatttcaaaaaacTAA gCGCTGTATTgatagtaataatattatcgGCAATATCAATATCATTCTTTTCATATCTTTTCCTAAGAGA GAGAGAACCTGTGCGTCGGTTATTTGATCCAAACGACCAAGAGTTCATGAACGCAGGAGACGGAGATGATGTGGAACCCTCAGAAAACTATCAAGTCTCCAATATGGAGGATGGAATCTGGGCCTAA
- a CDS encoding U6 snRNP protein Lsm2, putative: protein MVNFIHKPINCFSYFIIFFKVWSRRMRRNDLQISGKLHSVDQYLNIKLTNVTANDTQRYPHLVLIYKLSVVNCFVRGSVVRYVFFNPSDINTEELQELCRRQAMKLNLDKSH from the exons ATggtaaattttatacataaacCTATAAATTGctttagttattttataatttttttcaaagTTTGGTCGAGAAGAATGCGAAG GAACGACTTACAAATCTCAGGCAAACTTCACTCCGTCGATCAATATCTCAACATAAAGCTTACAAACGTCACCGCTAATGACACTCAACGTTATCCGCATCTGGTACTTATTTATAAA TTGTCTGTAGTAAATTGTTTTGTTCGCGGGTCTGTAGTCCGCtatgtattttttaatccGTCTGATATAAATACTGAGGAATTGCAAGAACTATGTAGAAGGCAAGCAATGAAGCTAAATCTTGACAAATCTCACTAA